One window of the Nocardia huaxiensis genome contains the following:
- a CDS encoding helix-turn-helix domain-containing protein translates to MVDVRSDLLSLLRHAGVHVAAGTHEELLLKTPDDRVVAVQIKATQRRLTLATIAPAMAAQQSHPSQVRLLYIASSASDESVAAAAAGAFDLVTTDPPRVVIAGQVLTEAPEPQSWSSDRRPAWGQWAILRVLALSTRPLRQNELSTIIGISQQAVSHALRKMPGVTQTRNGTLAADGALDMWGHDYPGPGGTVSHWYGLDDPSTQVTKAHQLLDELELPSVVSGDIAADTYAPWQLPTSVRLYVPEIIDFTPIGFSPADPENATMSVAVPEDPTVMHTAAMLSANPRTDRHHLADAAITWWDLLHTSRSTTAREAADRLKTEIATGAFGA, encoded by the coding sequence GTGGTCGATGTGCGCAGTGATCTACTGTCCCTGCTGCGGCATGCCGGCGTCCACGTCGCTGCGGGAACTCACGAAGAACTCTTGCTCAAAACACCTGACGACCGCGTTGTCGCAGTCCAGATCAAAGCAACTCAGCGGCGCTTGACCTTGGCCACGATAGCGCCTGCAATGGCTGCCCAGCAGTCGCATCCTTCTCAGGTTCGCCTGCTCTACATCGCAAGTTCCGCGAGCGACGAATCGGTTGCGGCAGCCGCAGCCGGTGCGTTCGATCTGGTCACTACAGATCCGCCGCGCGTCGTCATCGCAGGCCAGGTGCTCACTGAAGCACCTGAACCTCAGTCGTGGTCCTCGGACAGACGCCCAGCGTGGGGGCAGTGGGCGATTCTGCGAGTCCTGGCCCTCTCCACCCGCCCGCTACGGCAAAACGAGCTGTCGACCATCATCGGCATCAGTCAACAAGCCGTGTCGCACGCACTACGCAAAATGCCAGGCGTCACCCAGACGCGGAACGGCACGCTCGCCGCTGACGGCGCGCTCGACATGTGGGGCCACGACTACCCTGGACCTGGCGGGACCGTCAGCCATTGGTACGGGCTCGACGACCCCTCGACACAGGTGACCAAAGCACACCAGCTGCTCGACGAGCTCGAACTTCCCTCGGTGGTCTCCGGGGACATCGCGGCGGACACCTACGCACCGTGGCAATTGCCGACCAGTGTCCGGCTGTACGTGCCCGAAATCATCGACTTCACACCAATCGGGTTCTCCCCCGCAGACCCCGAAAACGCCACAATGTCAGTCGCTGTACCCGAAGATCCCACCGTGATGCACACCGCTGCAATGCTTTCCGCGAATCCCCGCACCGACCGCCATCACCTGGCGGACGCGGCCATCACCTGGTGGGACCTGTTACACACCAGTCGATCCACCACCGCCCGCGAAGCTGCCGACCGGCTGAAGACCGAAATCGCAACCGGAGCCTTTGGTGCCTGA
- a CDS encoding alpha/beta fold hydrolase gives MVNVQLGDVATWYNVHGDGEPLVLLHGGFVDSRMFQPALPMLVDRFHAYRVDRRGHGHTPDVDGPMTYDGMADDMIAFLEKVVGEAAHLVGHSDGANVALMVALKRPDLVRKLVLISGNFHHEGMLPGVLDGFDSPETIEFLGSRYGEVSPDGEDHYPVVVAKIIEMGRTQPTLTSADLAGVRARTLVVSGDDDAIALEHTLELYRGIPDSELAVVPGTSHLLVMEKPERVYPLIADFLLNDPVPTRQPIRRA, from the coding sequence ATGGTGAACGTGCAACTCGGTGATGTGGCGACTTGGTACAACGTCCACGGGGATGGGGAGCCGCTGGTGCTGTTGCACGGGGGGTTTGTGGATTCTCGGATGTTCCAGCCGGCGCTGCCGATGTTGGTGGATCGGTTTCACGCATATCGGGTGGATCGGCGGGGGCATGGGCATACGCCGGATGTCGATGGGCCTATGACTTATGACGGCATGGCTGATGACATGATCGCGTTCCTCGAGAAGGTGGTTGGGGAGGCTGCGCATCTTGTTGGGCACAGTGATGGGGCGAATGTGGCGCTGATGGTGGCGTTGAAGCGGCCTGATCTGGTGCGGAAGCTGGTGTTGATCAGCGGGAACTTCCACCATGAGGGGATGCTGCCGGGGGTGCTCGACGGGTTCGACAGTCCGGAGACCATTGAATTTCTGGGGAGCCGGTACGGGGAGGTGTCACCCGATGGGGAGGACCACTATCCGGTGGTGGTCGCGAAGATTATCGAGATGGGGCGGACGCAGCCGACACTCACCAGCGCGGATCTGGCCGGGGTGCGGGCGCGCACGCTGGTGGTTTCCGGGGACGATGACGCGATTGCGCTGGAGCACACGCTGGAGCTTTATCGCGGGATTCCGGATTCGGAGTTGGCCGTTGTCCCCGGGACCTCACATCTGTTGGTCATGGAGAAGCCGGAGCGGGTTTATCCGCTGATCGCCGACTTCCTGCTGAATGATCCGGTTCCTACGCGGCAGCCGATCCGGCGGGCGTAG
- a CDS encoding arabinosyltransferase domain-containing protein, translating to MRADTRAFHRIRLIALISGLLGFLLAVITPILPVKQDRPTLVWPQGTTASVEAPLVSYVPLDMSVQLPSSMWFGAGLPSGTTVFSTVPAASGKAVDKGLVVRLADDPEQGRLVEVLVRNIPLVSVPESKLVDFSTILIHSDATATRVEVVGAAGEADAIKGGVDGDSRPQVVGMFTDLSTEQIRTAHAEVHIDARFSSSPSLIKRLAIIGAVLFTVIALLALHMLDTSDGRKPRRFLPAHWWRIRLADVVVVGTLLVWHVIGANTSDDGYILNMARASKDSGYMANYYRWFGVAEAPFGWPYEVLAWMTRISDASPWMRLPALLAGITCWLVISREVLPRLGSRVRRDNVAVWTAGLVFLAAWLPYDNGLRPEPLIAAGALLTWCSIERAIATGRLLPAALAVLIAAFSLAAGPTGLICIAALVAGSRPVLQVIIKRAQGQGSALLRFGALFAPGVAAGTLVLVVVFADQTIATVMEATRVRTLVGPNVAWFDERTRWDSLLMLSPDGSLARRFGILAMLLCLIVCVAVMLRKNGRIPGTSRGPSTRILGIIFMSLFLMMFTPTKWTHHFGVYAGLAGSVAALAAVAVGVNGIRSPRNRTLFAAAVFFLLAITFTGPNGWWYVSSYGVPWFDKAPVIAGKGFSTGFLGLAVLCLLIAAYQHYREPYTQPKPVRGFDKFASMPLTIAAAVLVLFEVASMAKGAVTQYPAYSVAKGNIEALTGNRCALADDVLVETNTADSLLQPWTGAAADGLAAENTGFTPDGVASDLTADAEETVMGGANSVGKDSDNKTTNTTGAGTGGGTSEQAGINGSTVSLPFGLQADRTPVLGSYSEDEQQVSHLTTQWYRLDLSQSMRDDPAYRVLVVTAAGRIKSIDKDGVETYGQDLWVQFGNRDDAGNFTELAKLRPIDIGPNPSWRNLRVPIDQIPVQANAVRVIVDDRDITPRQWVAITPPRLPKLATLNSVVGETAPVLEDWHVGLAFPCQRPFDHHDGVAEVPEWRILPDRVGSDASNAWQDDIGGGPLGWTGLLLKAQTIPSYLDDDWHRDWGSLEKFTPYVPDASPRPELKVTVETVSGLAKDAPIKAR from the coding sequence GCCGCGTCCGGCAAGGCCGTGGACAAGGGCCTGGTGGTGCGGCTGGCGGACGACCCCGAGCAGGGCCGTCTGGTCGAGGTGCTGGTGCGCAACATCCCGCTGGTGTCGGTCCCGGAATCGAAGCTGGTCGATTTCTCGACGATCCTCATCCACTCCGATGCGACCGCGACGCGGGTCGAGGTCGTCGGGGCCGCCGGGGAAGCCGATGCGATCAAGGGCGGCGTCGACGGGGACAGTCGGCCGCAGGTGGTCGGGATGTTCACCGACCTGTCCACCGAGCAGATTCGCACCGCGCACGCCGAAGTTCACATCGACGCCCGATTCAGCTCCAGCCCCAGCCTGATCAAGCGGCTCGCCATTATCGGCGCGGTGCTGTTCACGGTGATCGCGCTGCTGGCCCTGCACATGCTCGACACCTCCGACGGTCGCAAGCCGCGCCGATTCCTGCCCGCGCACTGGTGGCGCATCCGGCTCGCCGACGTCGTGGTGGTGGGCACGCTGCTGGTCTGGCATGTCATCGGCGCGAACACCTCCGATGACGGCTACATCCTGAATATGGCTCGGGCCTCGAAGGATTCGGGGTACATGGCCAACTACTACCGGTGGTTCGGCGTCGCCGAAGCGCCGTTCGGGTGGCCGTACGAGGTGCTCGCGTGGATGACGCGGATCAGTGACGCCAGCCCGTGGATGCGGTTGCCCGCACTGCTGGCCGGCATCACCTGCTGGCTGGTGATCAGCCGGGAAGTGCTGCCGCGGCTGGGTTCTCGCGTGCGGCGCGACAATGTGGCGGTCTGGACGGCCGGGCTGGTGTTCCTGGCCGCGTGGCTGCCCTACGACAACGGCCTGCGGCCGGAACCGCTGATCGCGGCGGGCGCGCTGCTCACCTGGTGCTCCATCGAACGGGCCATTGCCACCGGACGTCTGCTGCCCGCCGCGCTGGCGGTGCTGATCGCGGCGTTCTCGCTGGCGGCCGGGCCGACCGGGCTCATCTGCATCGCGGCGCTGGTCGCGGGGTCGCGGCCGGTGCTGCAGGTGATCATCAAGCGCGCCCAGGGACAGGGGTCGGCGCTGCTGCGGTTCGGGGCGCTGTTCGCGCCGGGCGTGGCGGCCGGAACCCTGGTGCTGGTCGTCGTTTTCGCGGATCAGACCATTGCGACGGTCATGGAGGCCACCCGGGTGCGCACCCTGGTCGGGCCGAATGTGGCCTGGTTCGACGAGCGCACGCGCTGGGATTCGCTGCTCATGCTCTCCCCCGACGGGTCCCTCGCACGCCGGTTCGGGATTCTGGCCATGCTGCTGTGCCTGATCGTGTGCGTGGCCGTCATGCTGCGCAAGAACGGGCGGATTCCGGGGACTTCGCGCGGGCCGTCGACGCGGATTCTGGGCATCATCTTCATGTCGCTGTTCCTCATGATGTTCACGCCCACCAAGTGGACGCACCACTTCGGCGTGTACGCGGGGCTCGCGGGATCGGTGGCGGCGCTGGCCGCGGTCGCGGTGGGGGTCAACGGGATTCGGTCGCCGCGCAATCGGACGCTGTTCGCGGCGGCGGTGTTCTTCCTGCTGGCCATCACGTTCACCGGGCCGAACGGCTGGTGGTACGTGTCCAGCTACGGGGTGCCGTGGTTCGACAAGGCGCCGGTCATCGCCGGCAAGGGATTCTCCACGGGCTTCCTGGGATTGGCGGTGCTGTGCCTGCTCATCGCCGCCTACCAGCACTATCGGGAGCCGTACACGCAGCCGAAGCCGGTGCGCGGGTTCGACAAGTTCGCGAGCATGCCGCTCACCATCGCGGCGGCCGTGCTGGTGCTGTTCGAGGTGGCGTCCATGGCCAAGGGCGCGGTCACGCAGTACCCGGCGTACTCGGTGGCCAAGGGCAATATCGAAGCGCTGACCGGGAATCGGTGCGCGCTCGCCGACGACGTGCTGGTGGAGACGAATACCGCGGACTCGCTGCTGCAGCCGTGGACCGGTGCGGCCGCCGACGGATTGGCCGCGGAGAACACCGGATTCACGCCCGACGGCGTGGCGAGCGACCTCACCGCCGACGCCGAGGAAACCGTCATGGGTGGGGCCAACTCGGTCGGCAAGGACTCCGACAACAAGACCACCAACACCACCGGGGCCGGGACCGGCGGCGGGACCAGCGAGCAGGCCGGGATCAATGGCAGCACGGTCTCCCTGCCGTTCGGGTTGCAGGCCGACCGCACGCCGGTGCTCGGCAGTTACAGCGAAGACGAGCAGCAGGTTTCGCACCTCACCACGCAGTGGTACCGGCTCGATCTGAGCCAGAGCATGCGGGATGATCCGGCCTACAGGGTGCTGGTGGTGACCGCCGCCGGACGCATCAAGTCCATCGACAAGGACGGGGTCGAAACCTACGGACAGGATCTGTGGGTGCAGTTCGGCAATCGCGACGACGCCGGGAACTTCACCGAGCTCGCCAAACTGCGGCCCATCGACATCGGGCCGAACCCGTCCTGGCGGAACCTGCGCGTGCCCATCGATCAGATTCCGGTGCAGGCCAATGCCGTTCGCGTGATCGTGGACGACCGGGACATCACCCCGCGCCAGTGGGTGGCGATCACGCCGCCGCGGCTGCCCAAGCTCGCCACCCTGAATTCCGTTGTGGGCGAGACGGCTCCGGTGCTGGAGGACTGGCATGTCGGCCTGGCGTTCCCCTGCCAGCGGCCGTTCGACCATCACGACGGGGTGGCCGAGGTGCCGGAATGGCGCATTCTGCCCGACCGGGTGGGTTCGGACGCCTCCAATGCCTGGCAGGACGATATCGGCGGCGGACCGCTCGGCTGGACCGGCCTGCTGCTGAAGGCCCAGACCATTCCGTCGTACCTCGATGACGACTGGCATAGGGACTGGGGTTCGCTGGAGAAGTTCACGCCGTACGTACCCGACGCCAGCCCTCGTCCGGAGCTGAAGGTGACCGTCGAAACCGTCTCCGGGCTCGCCAAGGACGCCCCGATCAAGGCGCGGTAG
- a CDS encoding DUF6630 family protein, giving the protein MAIGELQRAALFEIVELWSPFVDESRSDLAAVLDDDDDQGPEGVLVDSLRGYCLTYCDWKSDPPEIRSYLERLPLCPPELTWEWYDWNDQGRWDPDDLRKFLWPLADRCLTLGVAVVGVYVDGDGFTLGFIGVDKLDRLLKLAATAEAKIYVHRTGAPLP; this is encoded by the coding sequence ATGGCTATTGGAGAACTGCAACGGGCGGCCCTGTTCGAGATCGTCGAACTGTGGTCCCCGTTTGTAGATGAATCGCGTTCGGACTTGGCGGCTGTGCTGGACGACGACGATGATCAAGGTCCGGAGGGCGTGCTCGTCGACTCCCTGCGTGGATACTGCTTGACCTACTGCGATTGGAAGTCGGATCCGCCGGAGATCCGGAGCTATCTGGAGCGGTTGCCGCTCTGCCCGCCAGAACTGACGTGGGAGTGGTACGACTGGAATGACCAGGGCCGTTGGGATCCCGACGATCTCCGGAAGTTCCTGTGGCCCTTGGCCGACCGCTGTCTAACGCTCGGTGTCGCTGTCGTCGGCGTCTATGTCGACGGGGACGGGTTCACCCTGGGCTTCATCGGGGTAGACAAGCTCGATCGTCTGCTCAAACTGGCCGCGACCGCCGAAGCGAAGATCTATGTTCATCGGACGGGTGCGCCGCTGCCCTGA
- a CDS encoding DUF397 domain-containing protein: MKKSVRGEWYKSSRSEGAKQCVEVYHADDAVGVRDSKNPGGPELFFTGEQWDRFIAGRIWEH; the protein is encoded by the coding sequence GTGAAGAAGTCTGTCCGGGGCGAGTGGTACAAATCGAGCAGGTCGGAGGGGGCCAAACAATGCGTGGAGGTCTACCACGCTGACGATGCGGTCGGAGTCCGCGACTCGAAGAACCCCGGAGGCCCAGAGCTTTTCTTCACCGGCGAGCAGTGGGACCGGTTCATCGCCGGACGGATCTGGGAACACTGA
- a CDS encoding DUF5753 domain-containing protein: MDFGNFMKGLREKAPHPAQGAAALHLEISRQVIIRLEEGTPTKLGTIHIRSLLDFYEATPDERTAALALWQEVRDQDKTAKAQGNSKGFWKAYSDQVAPNFPKFLRLEGAADRIFSHQLVIVPGMLQTPDYRRAIIRMTEPGLSAVDVERRVELTARRQTRLDERDFSLNVVLSEAVLRHQPGVPSVMAAQLRSMIEVGERDNVSIRVVPYSVGPHAGLAILAFTLLGFPKGASGLSLPPVVFVEGAIGSMFHEHADEVGQYQQAIDGLRAVALTEQGTRELLLQVAKEYAA, encoded by the coding sequence ATGGATTTTGGCAATTTCATGAAAGGGCTGCGCGAGAAAGCGCCGCACCCTGCACAGGGCGCGGCGGCGCTGCATCTGGAGATCTCCAGGCAGGTGATAATTCGACTGGAGGAGGGGACACCCACGAAGCTCGGCACGATCCACATCAGGAGCCTGCTGGACTTCTACGAGGCCACGCCGGACGAACGGACCGCCGCGCTTGCGCTTTGGCAAGAGGTGCGAGATCAGGATAAAACCGCTAAGGCGCAAGGGAATTCGAAAGGTTTCTGGAAGGCGTACTCGGACCAGGTCGCCCCGAACTTCCCGAAGTTCCTTCGGCTGGAGGGTGCGGCCGACAGGATATTTTCACATCAGTTGGTGATCGTTCCGGGCATGCTTCAAACTCCGGATTACCGCCGCGCAATCATACGAATGACCGAGCCGGGATTGTCGGCGGTCGATGTCGAACGCCGCGTCGAACTCACCGCGCGTCGCCAAACACGTTTGGATGAACGCGATTTCAGCCTGAATGTCGTTCTATCCGAGGCGGTGCTGCGTCATCAGCCCGGCGTTCCGTCGGTGATGGCGGCACAACTTCGATCGATGATCGAGGTCGGCGAGCGCGACAATGTCAGCATCCGTGTCGTTCCGTATTCGGTGGGCCCGCATGCGGGTTTGGCGATTCTCGCGTTCACCCTGCTCGGGTTTCCGAAGGGAGCCAGTGGGCTGTCGCTTCCGCCGGTTGTCTTTGTCGAGGGGGCGATCGGCAGCATGTTTCATGAGCATGCCGACGAGGTGGGCCAATATCAGCAGGCCATCGATGGCCTGCGGGCTGTAGCGTTGACAGAGCAGGGTACGAGAGAGCTCCTGCTTCAAGTTGCGAAGGAGTACGCGGCGTGA